One window of Microcoleus vaginatus PCC 9802 genomic DNA carries:
- a CDS encoding YihY/virulence factor BrkB family protein, translating into MNIFYWLRYLILALFKALLRLLRALKRKVGGFWLFCRCLTWGTLKEVGAKAGEQRLPGLSAQMAYNSMLALFPGLLAILSAIALFEPLQSTLYQLAGLLGEVIPDNVRNLIRGLIKEILLTRNKGLFSVSFLVAIWAFSGVMSAAMAALDRIHEIPSDRTRPFWKAKLISLALSIGTIILLILASGVVFVSDLIVQAIARQSCLLESVATCDLKDVQNCLLLASNCPLESQLLAVWRLWRWPISLGIVSLAFAFVYRYGPSRRQPDIPIFSGAVFAAILWALFSALFRFYVLHLSNYTWTYGTIGTFIVLLLWLNLSSLVMLSGAQLNVTVGKAMKQSQLK; encoded by the coding sequence ATGAACATTTTTTACTGGTTGCGCTACCTGATTTTAGCTTTGTTTAAGGCGCTTTTAAGGCTGCTTCGAGCTCTCAAAAGGAAAGTTGGTGGTTTTTGGCTGTTTTGTCGGTGTTTGACTTGGGGCACGCTCAAGGAAGTCGGCGCTAAGGCGGGAGAGCAGCGCTTGCCGGGGCTGTCGGCGCAAATGGCCTACAATTCTATGCTGGCGCTGTTTCCGGGGCTGTTGGCTATCTTATCTGCGATCGCTCTCTTTGAACCTTTGCAGTCAACACTTTATCAACTCGCGGGCCTTTTGGGGGAGGTAATACCCGATAACGTTCGGAATTTGATTCGCGGCTTAATCAAAGAAATTCTGTTAACTCGCAATAAAGGGCTGTTTTCCGTGAGCTTTCTTGTGGCGATTTGGGCATTTTCTGGAGTAATGAGCGCGGCGATGGCTGCACTCGATCGCATCCATGAAATCCCGAGCGATCGAACTCGACCCTTTTGGAAAGCCAAACTTATTTCTCTGGCGCTGAGTATCGGCACAATTATACTATTGATTCTGGCATCGGGAGTAGTATTTGTCAGCGACTTAATTGTACAAGCTATTGCCCGCCAGAGTTGCCTGCTGGAGTCCGTTGCCACTTGCGATTTAAAAGATGTCCAAAATTGCTTGCTCCTCGCCAGCAATTGCCCTTTGGAATCGCAACTGTTAGCTGTTTGGCGTCTGTGGCGGTGGCCGATTTCTTTGGGAATTGTATCACTGGCTTTTGCCTTTGTTTACCGCTACGGGCCTAGCCGCCGTCAACCAGATATTCCTATTTTTTCGGGAGCTGTTTTTGCTGCTATTTTGTGGGCGCTATTTTCAGCTTTATTTCGGTTTTATGTTTTGCATTTAAGCAATTACACTTGGACTTACGGGACGATCGGAACTTTTATTGTGTTGCTGCTGTGGCTCAATCTTTCTTCTTTGGTGATGCTGAGCGGCGCTCAATTAAATGTGACGGTGGGCAAGGCAATGAAACAATCACAATTAAAATAA